In Engraulis encrasicolus isolate BLACKSEA-1 chromosome 24, IST_EnEncr_1.0, whole genome shotgun sequence, a single genomic region encodes these proteins:
- the LOC134441789 gene encoding mucin-2-like isoform X1, producing the protein MSNIPLISVFLFVTFQESTDENMSSVTPTTPCPFPILYSDQDSATMSKVLNLTDTDMDLLVQFLGHDIHVHKKFYRLPEGTLELAKITKILTALETGRLADFKGRNLDEINIDPNETLDVTTGFPDEDCSDTDPTPSQPGANNTNKDSPSTSARDETPQTLDVTSTTGFPDEDWFPDEDCSPDEDCSDTDPTPSQPGANNTNKDSPSTSARHETPQTLDVTSTTGFPDEDCSDTDPTPSQPGANNTNKDSPSTSAREETPQTLDVTTGFPDEDCSDTDPTPSQPGANNTNKDSPSTSARHETPQTGPSTSPKRRWTHEEVAAVEAKFMNLIKAGRTPGKRQCIECIQAAPKALQNRDWTAIKYYVKNRIASYQRVASKRVT; encoded by the exons ATGTCAAACATTCCTTtgatttctgtttttctttttgtaacGTTCCAGGAATCAACAGATGAAAACATGTCTTCAGTTACTCCCACAACACCATGTCCGTTTCCTATCCTG TACAGTGACCAGGACTCTGCAACCATGTCCAAGGTGTTAAACTTGACGGACACTGATATGGATCTGTTGGTTCAGTTTCTGGGTCATGATATCCACGTGCACAAGAAGTTCTACCGTCTTCCTGAAGGTACTTTGGAACTGGCCAAAATAACGAAGATTCTTACAGCACTGGAGACTGGGCGGTTGGCAGACTTCAAGGGCAGAAATCTTGATGAAATCAATATCGACCCCAATG agacaCTTGATGTTACGACAGGGTTTCCTGATGAGGACTGCTCAGACACGGACCCTACCCCATCACAGCCAGGTGCCAATAACACCAACAAAGATTCACCATCTACATCAGCAAGAGATGAAACGCCAC agaCACTTGATGTTACGAGTACGACAGGGTTTCCTGATGAGGACTGGTTTCCTGATGAGGACTGCTCTCCTGATGAGGACTGCTCAGACACGGACCCTACCCCATCACAGCCAGGTGCCAATAACACCAACAAAGATTCACCATCTACATCAGCCAGACATGAAACACCAC AGACACTTGATGTTACGAGTACGACAGGGTTTCCTGATGAGGACTGCTCAGACACGGACCCTACCCCATCACAGCCAGGTGCCAATAACACCAACAAAGATTCACCATCTACATCAGCCAGAGAGGAAACGCCAC agacaCTTGATGTTACGACAGGGTTTCCTGATGAGGACTGCTCAGACACGGACCCTACCCCATCACAGCCAGGAGCCAATAACACCAACAAAGATTCACCATCTACATCAGCCAGACATGAAACGCCAC AGACTGGACCAAGTACATCACCCAAGAGGAGGTGGACACACGAGGAGGTTGCAGCTGTTGAGGCCAAGTTCATGAATCTCATAAAGGCAGGAAGAACGCCCGGTAAAAGGCAGTGTATCGAATGCATTCAAGCTGCACCAAAAGCACTACAAAACAGAGACTGGACTGCCATCAAATACTATGTCAAAAATCGAATCGCCTCATACCAAAGAGTGGCAAGTAAGAGGGTCACATAA
- the LOC134441789 gene encoding mucin-2-like isoform X2, producing MSSVTPTTPCPFPILYSDQDSATMSKVLNLTDTDMDLLVQFLGHDIHVHKKFYRLPEGTLELAKITKILTALETGRLADFKGRNLDEINIDPNETLDVTTGFPDEDCSDTDPTPSQPGANNTNKDSPSTSARDETPQTLDVTSTTGFPDEDWFPDEDCSPDEDCSDTDPTPSQPGANNTNKDSPSTSARHETPQTLDVTSTTGFPDEDCSDTDPTPSQPGANNTNKDSPSTSAREETPQTLDVTTGFPDEDCSDTDPTPSQPGANNTNKDSPSTSARHETPQTGPSTSPKRRWTHEEVAAVEAKFMNLIKAGRTPGKRQCIECIQAAPKALQNRDWTAIKYYVKNRIASYQRVASKRVT from the exons ATGTCTTCAGTTACTCCCACAACACCATGTCCGTTTCCTATCCTG TACAGTGACCAGGACTCTGCAACCATGTCCAAGGTGTTAAACTTGACGGACACTGATATGGATCTGTTGGTTCAGTTTCTGGGTCATGATATCCACGTGCACAAGAAGTTCTACCGTCTTCCTGAAGGTACTTTGGAACTGGCCAAAATAACGAAGATTCTTACAGCACTGGAGACTGGGCGGTTGGCAGACTTCAAGGGCAGAAATCTTGATGAAATCAATATCGACCCCAATG agacaCTTGATGTTACGACAGGGTTTCCTGATGAGGACTGCTCAGACACGGACCCTACCCCATCACAGCCAGGTGCCAATAACACCAACAAAGATTCACCATCTACATCAGCAAGAGATGAAACGCCAC agaCACTTGATGTTACGAGTACGACAGGGTTTCCTGATGAGGACTGGTTTCCTGATGAGGACTGCTCTCCTGATGAGGACTGCTCAGACACGGACCCTACCCCATCACAGCCAGGTGCCAATAACACCAACAAAGATTCACCATCTACATCAGCCAGACATGAAACACCAC AGACACTTGATGTTACGAGTACGACAGGGTTTCCTGATGAGGACTGCTCAGACACGGACCCTACCCCATCACAGCCAGGTGCCAATAACACCAACAAAGATTCACCATCTACATCAGCCAGAGAGGAAACGCCAC agacaCTTGATGTTACGACAGGGTTTCCTGATGAGGACTGCTCAGACACGGACCCTACCCCATCACAGCCAGGAGCCAATAACACCAACAAAGATTCACCATCTACATCAGCCAGACATGAAACGCCAC AGACTGGACCAAGTACATCACCCAAGAGGAGGTGGACACACGAGGAGGTTGCAGCTGTTGAGGCCAAGTTCATGAATCTCATAAAGGCAGGAAGAACGCCCGGTAAAAGGCAGTGTATCGAATGCATTCAAGCTGCACCAAAAGCACTACAAAACAGAGACTGGACTGCCATCAAATACTATGTCAAAAATCGAATCGCCTCATACCAAAGAGTGGCAAGTAAGAGGGTCACATAA